Proteins from one bacterium genomic window:
- the csrA gene encoding carbon storage regulator CsrA: MLVLSRKPNQSIMIGDGIEVVVLEVKGDTVKIGLKAPRDVKVYRQEVYAEITRENARAAAAVAPALDAARLLQQALKKKTESGEPPVS, from the coding sequence ATGCTCGTCTTGAGCCGCAAACCGAACCAGAGCATCATGATTGGCGACGGGATCGAGGTGGTGGTCCTCGAGGTCAAGGGGGACACCGTCAAGATCGGCCTCAAGGCGCCGCGCGACGTCAAGGTCTACCGCCAGGAGGTCTACGCCGAGATCACCCGCGAGAATGCACGGGCGGCCGCAGCCGTCGCCCCCGCGCTGGATGCGGCGCGCCTGCTGCAGCAGGCCCTCAAGAAGAAAACCGAGTCGGGTGAGCCGCCCGTATCCTAG